One Pantoea trifolii genomic region harbors:
- a CDS encoding hydantoinase/oxoprolinase family protein, whose translation MKNASPWRIGFDIGGTFTDLVLLNDISGEAIRHKTLTTPEDPSEGAYTGLTQLVELAGLKASDIHTITHGTTLAINALLERRGAKTAFVVTRGFRDVLVLGREYRYDIYDLNGAPAQPLLPRSQSYEISERVTARGEVITPLDEAEVVRLAAELRDQGYEAVAVLCMHAYAWPEHENRIEAILSRELPGVSISVSHKVSREIREYDRGVLTAMNAFVQPKARRYMARLETKLREGGFTCDWLVMGSNGGLMAPQVAADYPTRIIESGPAGGIVATAAFARKNAERQVLAFDMGGTTAKACVVRDGEPSITIDYEVGRADRLLKGSGLPVKLPVVDMIEIGAGGGSIARVDSLGLLEIGPESASAWPGPACYARGGEQPTVTDANLVLGLLDPDAFLGGRMPLDVEAARQAIRRIAEPLGLSIEDAAWGIHEVANSKMSEALRTHSVEKNVSPAQMTMLAFGGAGPSHAWSLAKQLSVKRVYFPNGAGVYSAFGLLTAPPSADFVRSDRCRLQPGIDVKRIAALFAEGFDEAITTLAAANADPNTAIQQKLAGVRYVGQGSELTVTLPESFLAQGDVQALIDSFEAAHLARFGRTLPGQGVEVVNWRGRVQTTPPALNTTDQLSHPEPDAREKSLQVYLGREQGFSSCRVIPRSLLITGEAIHGPALLQEKECAIYVGPGASAQLDAQGNILMELN comes from the coding sequence ATGAAAAACGCGTCACCCTGGCGGATAGGGTTTGATATTGGCGGCACCTTTACCGATCTGGTGCTGTTAAATGACATCTCTGGCGAGGCGATTCGGCATAAAACCCTGACCACGCCGGAGGATCCTTCGGAAGGGGCGTACACCGGCTTAACCCAATTGGTGGAGCTGGCCGGGCTCAAAGCCAGCGACATTCACACCATCACGCACGGCACGACGCTGGCCATCAACGCGCTGCTGGAGCGGCGCGGCGCGAAAACCGCCTTCGTGGTGACGCGCGGCTTCCGTGACGTCTTGGTGCTGGGGCGTGAATACCGTTATGACATCTACGATCTGAATGGCGCACCGGCGCAGCCGCTGCTGCCGCGTTCACAGTCGTACGAAATCAGCGAACGCGTGACGGCGCGCGGCGAGGTGATAACGCCGCTCGACGAAGCCGAAGTGGTGCGGCTGGCCGCTGAGCTGCGCGACCAAGGCTATGAAGCCGTCGCCGTGCTCTGTATGCATGCCTATGCGTGGCCGGAACATGAGAATCGCATCGAAGCGATTTTGAGCCGCGAACTGCCGGGCGTATCCATCTCGGTGTCGCACAAAGTGTCGCGGGAAATCCGCGAATACGATCGCGGCGTGCTAACCGCCATGAACGCCTTTGTGCAGCCGAAAGCGCGCCGCTATATGGCACGACTTGAGACCAAATTGCGCGAGGGCGGCTTCACCTGCGACTGGCTGGTGATGGGATCGAACGGCGGCCTGATGGCACCGCAAGTGGCGGCGGATTATCCCACGCGCATCATTGAATCCGGCCCGGCAGGCGGCATCGTCGCCACCGCCGCCTTTGCGCGGAAAAATGCCGAACGTCAGGTGCTGGCGTTTGATATGGGCGGCACCACCGCAAAAGCGTGCGTAGTGCGCGATGGCGAACCCTCCATCACCATCGATTACGAAGTGGGGCGCGCGGATCGCCTGCTGAAAGGCAGCGGCTTGCCGGTGAAGTTGCCGGTGGTGGACATGATTGAGATTGGCGCGGGCGGCGGCAGTATTGCGCGCGTCGATTCCCTCGGCCTGCTGGAAATCGGCCCGGAAAGTGCCAGCGCCTGGCCGGGTCCAGCCTGCTACGCACGCGGCGGCGAGCAGCCAACCGTCACCGACGCCAATCTGGTGCTGGGCTTGCTCGATCCCGATGCCTTCCTTGGTGGCCGCATGCCGCTCGACGTAGAAGCCGCGCGCCAGGCGATTCGCCGCATCGCCGAACCGCTGGGGCTGAGCATTGAAGACGCCGCGTGGGGCATTCACGAAGTAGCCAACAGCAAAATGTCTGAAGCGCTGCGCACCCATTCGGTGGAGAAAAACGTCAGCCCAGCGCAAATGACTATGCTGGCGTTTGGTGGCGCGGGCCCAAGCCACGCCTGGTCGCTGGCGAAGCAGCTAAGCGTTAAGCGCGTTTACTTCCCGAACGGAGCGGGCGTTTACTCGGCCTTCGGCTTATTGACCGCGCCGCCCAGCGCTGACTTTGTACGCAGCGATCGCTGCCGCCTGCAGCCTGGCATTGATGTAAAACGCATTGCGGCGCTGTTCGCCGAAGGCTTTGACGAAGCGATCACCACGCTGGCGGCGGCCAACGCCGATCCGAATACCGCGATTCAGCAGAAGCTTGCGGGCGTGCGCTATGTCGGCCAGGGATCGGAGCTCACCGTCACGCTGCCGGAAAGCTTCCTTGCGCAGGGCGATGTGCAAGCCCTGATCGACAGTTTTGAAGCCGCCCATCTGGCGCGCTTTGGTCGCACCTTGCCGGGACAAGGCGTGGAAGTGGTTAACTGGCGCGGTCGCGTGCAGACCACGCCACCCGCGCTGAATACCACCGATCAACTCAGCCATCCTGAACCCGACGCGCGCGAGAAGAGCTTGCAAGTCTATCTGGGCCGCGAGCAGGGCTTCAGCAGCTGCCGCGTCATCCCGCGCAGCTTACTGATCACCGGCGAAGCTATTCACGGCCCGGCGCTGCTGCAGGAGAAAGAGTGCGCGATTTATGTCGGTCCCGGCGCATCCGCGCAGCTGGACGCGCAAGGTAATATTTTGATGGAGCTGAACTGA